CATCTTTTCGTGGGCCCCGCTGGGTCCGGTCAATGTGCCAGATTACTGCATGCATTTGAGGATCTCGCGCAAGAACTTGGTGTGCCATTGGCAcacgagaagacagagggccccaaGGCAGTCCTTACGTTTTTAGGCATCGAATTGGGCACCGTGCAGCAAACTTCTAGGCTGCCAGCTGACAAGGTTGAGGGCCTTAGGGCCAGGTTGGCCACCCTTAAACAGCAACGCAAGATGTCGcttttggagctgcagcagttggtggggcatctcaactttgcatgcaaagtggttgccccgggcAGGGCATTCCTGCGGCGTCTATGCAACGCAATGTTGGCCTTGAAGTCCCCCCACCACAGATTACGGGTGAATGCTGGCATGCGGGGAGACCTGGAagtgtgggaggaatttttgaaTTCCTTCAATGGAACTTCGTTCTGGCGGGATGATTTGAAGATAGAGGCGGAACTCCAGATCTCCTCCGACGCTTCCGGGGCTACTGGTTTTGGAGTATACTTCAGGGGGCACTGGTGCGCGGAGCAGTGGCCTGATGCGTGGTCGGACAGCGGGTTATGTCGTGACCTAACCttcttggagttttttcccatcttGGTAGCCGTTTGGCTCTGGGGTGATCAGTTGTCCAACCATACAGTgcacttctggtgtgataacatggcggttgtacatgttatcaactccttgtcttCAAAATCAGTCGTGGTGATGAACTTGGTCCGAGCTTTTACTTTACGTTGCTGTGGTTGAATATATTGTTTCTCGCCCGGCACGTCCCAGGAGtttgtaatggggtggcggacgcactatctcgtcaacagatggagcgtttttgcCTACTTGCTCTGGAGGCGGACCAACGACCAGCACGAATGCCACCAGAGCTTTGGCACCTTGAGAGGTgaaagccggtagggcaattcaacTGGCTCTAACGCCTAGCACCAGAAAAGCCTATGGGAGGGCAGAATTACAATTTCGGCGCTTCAGGACAGACGTGGGGCTCTTAGACAGCTGGCCGGTCCCggttagtcagtcagtcagtcagtcactttttatttgtatcccgccctccccgccaaagcggctcagggcggctaacaacaagaacttaatgcatacattgtacaataataacaataaataacattttaactacaattgattaaaatctattaaaattctaaaaagacATGATTACCCACATGATTCAGTTTTGTGTGCATCAAAAGGAGAAGGGGTTAAGCCTGAAATCCATTAAGGGGCAATTGGCAGCATTAGCATTCCTTAGTAAAGCCCAGGGTTTCCCCGATTTTACCAGCGATTTCAGGATTAGGAAGATGTTGGAGGGCTGGTTAAGGGAACGGGGGCCCAGGGTCGACCCGCGGCAGCCAATTTCTCCTTTAGTGCTTCAGGGGCTTCACAGGGTATGGCCGGAGGTCTGTTCCTCTTCGTTTGAGGCCTCCCTGTTCCATGCGGCCTCCTTGGTCGCCTTTTTCGGGGCATTATGGATCAGCGAGCTAGTGGTGCAGTCAAAGGGAGACCAGTCCGGCCGGGCCCTAGGGTTTGCTGATGTGAAGTTTGCAGGAGCACAGGTCAAACTGACTGTGTGCCGGTCAAAAACCGATCAATATTAGAGGGGGACAGTACTCGTTATTGGCCAATGCGTTACAGCGGAGCTATGCCCAGTCAGAGCTTTAGAGCAATATATTGCCCATAGGGGAGAGGGCGAGGGACCCTTTTTTAGGCATGCCAATGGCCCTCCCCTCacgaagtaccaattttgggcaaTAACTGGGAGAGCCCTGGCCCAGCTGGGTTTGGGTGGGGTCAAGTTCGGGACCCATTCATTCCGTATAGGGGCCGCATTTACAGCGGCAGCTATGGGatatgccccccctccccgctatTCAGCAGATGGGCCAGTGGCGTTCCGCTGCTTATAGGTCTTATGTCCGCCCATTGGTCGGTTAAGTTTTCGTATGGTTAGCAAATGTTGCGCGTTGGCATGTTGTTTTCGGTGTCTgacttcttttctgtttttcaggtgctgtggctcgtagtgggAGGCATcgcatcctcatctgcgggcacagcatggtgttttgggcggcCCACCATGCAAGGAGATCCCCGATTGGTACTCAGCTGGGTCTCAGCAAGTGGGCGACAGTGGAGTGGCTTGGGCGCCGTGGCCTGCGTTGGCCAGGCATTATGCCGCTTCTTTTCCAGGAAAggaaggcgcccccccccccagatatcctggtcattcacctgggtgggaatgacctgggctTTATGAAGGGCAAGGCCCTGTCCCTGCAAGCACAGGAGGACATGGAAGCCATCAAGTGGAGGTGGCTGGGGGTCCTTTTGatttggtcggcaattttgccgctcAGGGTCTGGCGGCCCGCCCTACATCCTGGGGCAATCGAGTGGGCCAGATGcaaggccaaccgggccttgcaaaaggccatggaagggggcaTGGGCATATTCCTCCCCAATCCGGCTATACGGGTCGGGAATCCGGACCTGTACAGACCGGATGGAGTTCATTTATCTGAATTCagaaaccgggcctttttggacaaGCTTAAGAGGGGGTTGCAGGCAGCTCTGGGCTGCCCGGTGGGCGCAAATGCCTAAGCAGAAGCTTGgaattggcggtggcaggatgaggtattggctacagcatTTGtttggggagcacctatggctcggcACCATAGGTGCCcgtggtctgtacgaactgcagatgggctccatggctcagtgcggggagtgcagatcacgacaaaacCTCACAGCGGTGGATTCTTCCATTGGGTTGGATATAGGCCTACGTGGAGGTGGCGTTTgagcctggctgctcagcaccagccggaTGATATTCGGCttgggctgggggcagggtggctcgccctcctaggacaaggcggggtccagggtttgaccccagggcttatCCTGTTAGGCTTTTGACCTCTTGCCATCCCTGCTCATTCAAGCTGTGTTTAATAAAGCAGCCCTTTTTCATCCaactttgtgtctgcctctttttCCGATTGGGGGGGCAAATAGTATGGATATACGTTTTATCACAGGAACTAGCTGGGGTTAGTTAGCAGAACATGCTAGGAAATGGGTTAGTTCCTGAAGAAATGGCTACtaaatttttcttcctttttagaATATAGAAGGTTGAGACTTTTGCTAAGCAGTTGGTGTCACAATTGTATAATAGATGTGGCATATTTTTGTTATACtgtctttttaaatgtttaaaacctTTTAAAGTCCACTATTTTCTTTTCAACCCTACAAAAAGTTGTAAATATCAAGTGGTGATGAATGAAGTGGGCAGATGAGAATTCTACACTCACTCTCCACCTTGTGTGTGCAGTTTTGTATGGATCTTGGTCTGACCATGTCCGTGGTTGGTGGGAAGCCAAGGACCGGCATCCAATTCTGTACCTCTTTTATGAAGATATAAAGGAGGTAAGAAACCCCTccttctctctgtgtctctctcttacacacaaacacatgactCTTTGAGGTAGTTATTTTACCTATGAAGGAGTGCTGCTGCTAGAAGTACCCTAAGGAATTACTTTGTTATGTTGGGTTCTCACAGCAGTGCTTCCGTTAAACAATAAACAACAGCTTAATAGCAGCCCAAAATCCCATCAGCAGTCTTGTCTCTCCCTAGGACCCAGCCCGGGAAATCCAGAAAGTAGCCCAGTTCCTTGGTATAGAGCTCACAGAACCAGTTCTGAAAAGGATCATACACCACACAATGTTTGAGAACATGAAAACCAACCCGATGGCTAATTACAGCACTTTGCCTTCTTCCGTCTTGGACCAAGCTGTGTCGCCTTTCATGAGAAAAAGTGGGTGTTGCAGGCTGACCTGATCTCAGTTCTGAGAGGGGAGGAAAGACCTTTGTGGGAATCATTAGATTTGGGTGCAGAAAGTGACATAACATTCTGGCAGTCATCCTAAAGTAACAAAAGTCAGCTGTAGAAATGTAAACAGTAATTTTGGACTCAGAACATTGTTAAAGGAGGTGGGGttgatgtaggcttcccaaccctcccaccctggcgggggaccccaaaatttccagcctcttcccccgctacccaaaaaaacggaagcggggggagggcggaaacggcgccaaggagtatggcgagccgccccatctcggagcgggcaacaCCACTgccagctgccgcctcttctccgcttcaccatggctgctcctccgagatgggctcaggctgggcccatctcggaggagcggctgcggtggggcggggaagaggcggcagcagtgcggcAGCATCGCctgctctgctccgcctctggggtggaatcggagaaggggaaggtggagggaaggaaggcatttaaaaagttgtgaggtccctttaagtgtgatggacagaactccctttggagttcaattgtgcttgtcacacccttgctcctagctccaccccagtgtctcctggctccacccccaaagtctcctggctccacccccaaagtccccagatatttctggaattggacttggcaaccctagttaaaacAAATGTAGTATTATAGAAGCTCCATTTTCTTCCAGCTCAGAATGTCAATGTTCATTTTGGTTCAAACCCACCTCTTCGCAGCACTTTGGCCACAGCCTCATGGACATCTTTGTTCCTGAGGGTGTAAATGATAGGATTGAGGAAAGGGGTGACCACCACATAAAATAAGGCAATGTTTTTGTCACGGTCTGAGGAAGTCTCTGATCGGGGAACCACATATGTAAAAATGACAATTCCATAGAACACTGTAACTACAATGAGGTGGGAAGCACACGTGGAGAAGGCTTTGCGCAATCCAGTGACTGACCGCATTTTCAGCACAGAGAGGACAATGACGACATAGGAGGTCAGAACAACAATAACAGCAATCAGGATGCCAAACCCAGCCAGCACTAAAACAATTGTCTGAGTGATGTGGGTGTCATCACAGGCGAGTTTCAAAACTAACGGCATCTCACACAGGAAGTGGTCGATACAGTTGGGACCACAGTACGCATGGCAAAACGTGCACCCCACATatattgcaccaaaaatgaagCCTGCTGCCCAGCAACTGGATGCAAGTTGCATCTGATGCCACCTGTCCATGGCAATTGGATACAGCA
The sequence above is a segment of the Heteronotia binoei isolate CCM8104 ecotype False Entrance Well chromosome 15, APGP_CSIRO_Hbin_v1, whole genome shotgun sequence genome. Coding sequences within it:
- the LOC132583208 gene encoding olfactory receptor 5V1-like; this translates as MIAENLTSITEFILVGFSSQRKTQLLLFVVLLLIYLLTIMGNMVVILLVQFDSCLQTPMYYFLMHLSGLEICYVTSTEPQMLAHLLAGNGVISYSRCAAQLFGYLSFGAAECLLLAIMAYDRYLAICQPLLYPIAMDRWHQMQLASSCWAAGFIFGAIYVGCTFCHAYCGPNCIDHFLCEMPLVLKLACDDTHITQTIVLVLAGFGILIAVIVVLTSYVVIVLSVLKMRSVTGLRKAFSTCASHLIVVTVFYGIVIFTYVVPRSETSSDRDKNIALFYVVVTPFLNPIIYTLRNKDVHEAVAKVLRRGGFEPK